From a region of the Stenotrophomonas sp. BIO128-Bstrain genome:
- the lgt gene encoding prolipoprotein diacylglyceryl transferase, protein MIYFHDIDPIAISLGPIKVHWYGIMYLLGFTAAWWLGRKRIAAGRLPGVDANGFSDLLFYAMLGVVVGGRVGYMLFYATAEFLHNPLLLFKVWDGGMSFHGGLLGVLFASWWWSRKHRLHLFDTLDFMSPLVPLGLGFGRIGNFIGAELWGKYTDGTWGVVFPSGLPAPLNGLDLATLKAEFATGALNQYARHPSQLYEALLEGLVMFVVLWAVSAKPRHRYVIAGLFALMYGIFRFAVEFVRMPDNGVYLAFDWFTRGQLLSLPLVAFGLVLLALSRRAPVLQPVLPVAPAGAKA, encoded by the coding sequence ATGATCTATTTCCACGACATCGACCCCATCGCCATCTCGCTCGGGCCGATCAAGGTGCATTGGTACGGCATCATGTACCTGCTCGGCTTCACCGCTGCCTGGTGGCTGGGGCGCAAGCGGATCGCCGCCGGTCGCCTGCCCGGGGTCGATGCCAACGGCTTCTCCGACCTGCTGTTCTACGCGATGCTCGGCGTGGTTGTCGGTGGCCGCGTGGGCTACATGCTGTTCTACGCGACCGCCGAATTCCTGCACAACCCGCTGCTGTTGTTCAAAGTGTGGGACGGCGGCATGAGCTTCCATGGCGGCCTGCTCGGCGTGCTGTTCGCCTCGTGGTGGTGGTCGCGCAAGCACCGCCTGCACCTGTTCGACACCCTCGATTTCATGTCCCCGCTGGTGCCGCTGGGCCTGGGCTTCGGCCGCATCGGCAACTTCATCGGCGCCGAGCTGTGGGGCAAGTACACCGACGGCACCTGGGGCGTGGTGTTCCCGAGCGGCCTGCCGGCGCCGTTGAACGGTCTGGACCTGGCCACGCTCAAGGCCGAGTTCGCCACCGGCGCGCTCAACCAGTACGCGCGCCATCCTTCGCAGCTGTATGAAGCGCTGCTGGAAGGCCTGGTGATGTTCGTGGTGCTGTGGGCGGTCTCCGCCAAGCCGCGCCACCGCTATGTGATCGCCGGCCTGTTCGCGCTGATGTACGGCATCTTCCGCTTCGCAGTGGAGTTCGTGCGCATGCCCGACAACGGCGTCTACCTCGCCTTCGACTGGTTCACCCGTGGCCAGCTGCTCAGCCTGCCGCTGGTGGCCTTCGGCCTGGTCCTGCTGGCGCTGTCGCGTCGCGCGCCGGTGCTGCAGCCGGTGCTGCCGGTCGCCCCGGCAGGAGCCAAGGCATGA
- a CDS encoding TPM domain-containing protein has translation MRWLRHVFSPSVRRAFPPAHLQAITDAISAGERRHGGQVMFAVEADLPLAALWQGVSPQQRAEHAFAQLRTWDTEHNNGVLIYLLLADHAIELVADRGLRGRIGEAQWQAICAHMQQRLREGALQAGVLLAIEEVSDLLAGHYPPLPGSQEDGLPDTPQILG, from the coding sequence ATGCGCTGGCTCCGGCACGTGTTTTCTCCTTCGGTGCGGCGCGCCTTCCCACCGGCACATCTGCAGGCGATCACCGATGCGATCAGCGCCGGCGAGCGGCGCCACGGTGGCCAGGTGATGTTCGCGGTGGAAGCGGATCTGCCGCTGGCCGCGTTGTGGCAGGGCGTCTCGCCCCAACAGCGCGCCGAACATGCCTTCGCCCAACTGCGCACCTGGGATACCGAACACAACAACGGTGTACTGATCTACCTGCTGCTGGCCGACCATGCCATCGAGCTGGTCGCTGACCGCGGCCTGCGCGGGCGCATCGGCGAGGCGCAGTGGCAGGCGATCTGCGCGCACATGCAGCAGCGGCTGCGTGAGGGGGCCCTGCAGGCGGGCGTGCTGCTGGCGATCGAAGAGGTGTCGGACCTGCTGGCCGGGCACTATCCGCCCCTTCCGGGGTCACAGGAGGACGGCCTGCCGGACACGCCGCAGATCCTGGGCTGA
- a CDS encoding TPM domain-containing protein produces the protein MTMRLLRCLLLLCLALALPAWAQTQAAIPAMSSPVVDTTGTLDAAQIQALEAQALALQQRKGSQLQILMVPSTAPETIEQYTQRVFEQWSIGRKGVDDGVLLVVAKDDRRVRIEPGYGLEGAIPDAIANRVIQEYLAPRFRSNDYAGGLTDASAALVKLIDGEALPAPVSTHRVQDAPAGGNWTMALGIGLFAGLFLRGMLGWLPRPLRALASGAGAGVAAFLFTSLVVASGAAAVVGLLVGLTSAGRGGVFARSGGWGGGGWGGGGGFGGGGGFGGGGGWGGGGGRSGGGGASGGW, from the coding sequence GTGACCATGCGCCTGCTGCGCTGCCTGTTGCTGCTCTGCCTGGCGCTGGCGCTGCCTGCCTGGGCGCAGACCCAGGCGGCGATCCCGGCGATGTCCTCGCCGGTGGTGGATACCACCGGCACATTGGATGCAGCGCAGATCCAGGCGCTGGAGGCGCAGGCGCTGGCGCTGCAGCAGCGCAAGGGCAGCCAGCTGCAGATCCTGATGGTGCCGAGCACCGCGCCGGAAACCATCGAGCAGTACACCCAGCGTGTGTTCGAGCAGTGGTCCATCGGCCGCAAGGGCGTGGACGACGGCGTCCTGCTGGTGGTGGCCAAGGACGATCGCCGGGTCCGCATCGAGCCGGGCTACGGCCTGGAAGGCGCGATTCCGGATGCGATCGCCAACCGGGTGATCCAGGAATACCTGGCCCCCCGGTTCCGCAGCAACGACTACGCCGGTGGGCTCACCGATGCCAGCGCTGCACTGGTCAAACTGATCGACGGCGAGGCCTTGCCCGCGCCGGTCAGCACGCATCGCGTCCAGGACGCCCCGGCGGGGGGCAACTGGACGATGGCGCTTGGCATCGGCCTGTTTGCCGGCCTGTTCCTGCGCGGCATGCTGGGCTGGCTGCCGCGACCGCTGCGCGCGCTGGCCAGCGGTGCCGGGGCCGGGGTGGCCGCGTTCCTGTTCACCTCGCTGGTGGTCGCCAGTGGCGCGGCCGCCGTGGTGGGCCTGCTGGTCGGCCTGACGTCGGCCGGTCGCGGCGGCGTGTTCGCGCGCAGTGGCGGCTGGGGTGGCGGTGGCTGGGGCGGTGGCGGCGGGTTCGGTGGTGGCGGTGGCTTCGGCGGCGGTGGCGGCTGGGGCGGTGGTGGTGGGCGTTCGGGAGGCGGTGGCGCCTCGGGAGGCTGGTGA
- a CDS encoding LemA family protein, with protein MRSFSRLLCLAVLASLLSGCGYNAIQQKDEQVKAGWAEVLNQYKRRADLIPNLVQTVEGYANQERQVLTDVTNARARVGQVNVNADDADSLKQFQQAQGELSGALSRLLVVTENYPNLKSDQGFRDLQAQLEGTENRITVARGRYIQMVQDYNTYIRQFPQVITAKLFGYATKPNFTVENEAQISQPPAVKFGSQQPAPAPAPQPQAPQQQPQPAN; from the coding sequence ATGCGATCGTTCTCCCGTTTGTTGTGCCTGGCCGTGCTGGCCTCCCTGTTGTCCGGTTGCGGCTACAACGCCATCCAGCAGAAGGATGAGCAGGTCAAGGCGGGCTGGGCCGAGGTGCTCAACCAGTACAAGCGCCGCGCCGATCTGATCCCCAACCTGGTGCAGACCGTGGAAGGCTATGCCAACCAGGAACGCCAGGTCCTGACCGACGTCACCAACGCCCGTGCACGCGTGGGGCAGGTCAACGTCAACGCCGACGATGCCGACTCCCTCAAGCAGTTCCAGCAGGCCCAGGGTGAGTTGAGCGGTGCGCTGTCACGCCTGCTGGTGGTCACCGAGAATTACCCGAACCTGAAGTCCGACCAGGGTTTCCGCGATCTGCAGGCCCAGCTGGAAGGCACCGAGAACCGGATCACCGTGGCGCGCGGCCGCTATATCCAGATGGTGCAGGACTACAACACCTACATCCGCCAGTTCCCGCAGGTGATCACTGCCAAGCTGTTCGGCTATGCGACCAAGCCGAACTTCACGGTGGAGAACGAAGCGCAGATCTCGCAGCCGCCGGCGGTCAAGTTCGGTTCGCAGCAACCGGCCCCGGCGCCTGCGCCGCAGCCGCAGGCCCCGCAGCAGCAGCCACAGCCGGCGAACTGA
- a CDS encoding TerC family protein: MFLELLSDPNVWLTLFTLSALEIVLGIDNLVFISIAVSKLPETRRPFARKLGIAVACITRILLLVSLAYLAHMEANLFTIAGMGISIRDLVLILGGLFLIIKGTMEIRELITGGEDEDPTTTKASAVFGMVIAQIAVIDIVFSLDSVITAVGIADHIPVMVAAILLSVAVMLLAANPLGRFIDANPTVKMLALAFILLIGVVLILDGLGVHVPKPYIYAAMGFSVLVEWLNLLMRRRAVAHNVPGAGNW, translated from the coding sequence ATGTTCCTTGAGTTGTTGTCCGACCCCAATGTCTGGTTGACCCTGTTCACGCTGAGCGCGCTGGAAATCGTGCTGGGCATCGACAACCTGGTCTTCATCTCGATCGCGGTGAGCAAGCTGCCCGAAACGCGCCGCCCGTTCGCGCGCAAACTCGGCATCGCGGTGGCCTGCATCACCCGCATCCTGCTGCTGGTCTCGCTGGCCTACCTGGCCCACATGGAAGCCAACCTGTTCACCATCGCCGGCATGGGCATCTCCATCCGCGATCTGGTGCTGATCCTCGGTGGCCTGTTCCTGATCATCAAGGGCACCATGGAGATCCGCGAGCTGATCACCGGCGGCGAAGACGAAGACCCGACCACCACCAAGGCCTCGGCCGTGTTCGGCATGGTGATCGCGCAGATCGCCGTGATCGACATCGTGTTCTCGCTGGACTCGGTGATCACCGCCGTCGGCATCGCCGACCACATCCCGGTGATGGTCGCCGCGATCCTGCTGTCGGTGGCCGTCATGCTGCTGGCCGCCAACCCGCTGGGCCGCTTCATCGACGCCAACCCGACCGTGAAGATGCTGGCCCTGGCCTTCATCCTGCTGATCGGCGTGGTCCTGATCCTGGACGGCCTGGGCGTGCACGTGCCCAAGCCCTACATCTATGCCGCGATGGGCTTCTCGGTGCTGGTGGAATGGCTGAACCTGCTGATGCGCCGCCGCGCCGTGGCGCACAACGTGCCGGGTGCCGGCAACTGGTAA
- a CDS encoding diacylglycerol kinase, producing MADEIGHLPRGPKRIFKAAVWSWQGLRAAWLHESSFRLEVYLLIVLAPLALWLGQTPVERALMIGSVLLVLAMELANSAIEAVIERYGAEFHELAGRAKDMGSAAVFVLMMNVLVCWVLILLPQIF from the coding sequence ATGGCCGATGAAATCGGCCACCTGCCGCGCGGCCCCAAGCGCATCTTCAAGGCCGCGGTGTGGTCCTGGCAGGGGTTGCGTGCAGCCTGGCTGCACGAGTCCTCGTTCCGGCTGGAGGTCTACCTGCTGATCGTGCTCGCGCCGCTGGCACTCTGGCTCGGCCAGACCCCGGTGGAACGCGCGCTGATGATCGGCTCGGTGCTGCTGGTGCTGGCCATGGAACTGGCCAATTCGGCGATCGAGGCGGTGATCGAGCGCTACGGCGCGGAGTTCCACGAGCTCGCCGGTCGCGCCAAGGACATGGGCTCGGCCGCGGTCTTCGTGCTGATGATGAACGTACTGGTGTGCTGGGTCCTGATCCTGCTGCCGCAAATCTTCTGA
- a CDS encoding SGNH/GDSL hydrolase family protein encodes MLHRRARPLLLALALGAALPALARSPAPAAPQVPTQVSNVAWAGDMAQFAAQDAASPPPRGGIEFIGSSSVRMWESLATDFPGQPVFNRGFGGSEVRDSTWYADRIVIPYAPCKVFFYAGDNDLNSGRSPAQVRDDVVAFVQRVHRDLPKTTVEIISIKPSPSRANLLPAVVEANGLIQKALASLPNTGYTDVYTPMLGADGQPRAALFREDMLHMTPEGYAIWRKALAPKVQCD; translated from the coding sequence ATGCTGCACCGTCGTGCCCGCCCCCTTCTGCTCGCTCTTGCCCTGGGGGCCGCCCTGCCCGCGCTGGCGCGCTCCCCCGCCCCTGCCGCACCGCAGGTGCCGACCCAGGTCTCCAACGTGGCGTGGGCCGGCGACATGGCGCAGTTCGCGGCGCAGGACGCGGCCAGCCCACCGCCGCGCGGCGGCATCGAGTTCATCGGCAGCTCCTCGGTACGCATGTGGGAGAGCCTGGCCACCGATTTCCCGGGCCAGCCGGTGTTCAACCGCGGCTTCGGCGGCTCGGAAGTGCGCGACAGCACCTGGTATGCCGACCGCATCGTGATTCCATATGCGCCGTGCAAGGTGTTCTTCTACGCCGGCGACAACGACCTCAACAGCGGCCGCAGCCCCGCCCAGGTCCGCGATGACGTGGTGGCCTTCGTGCAGCGCGTGCACCGCGACCTGCCCAAGACGACGGTGGAGATCATCTCGATCAAGCCCAGCCCGTCGCGCGCGAACCTGCTACCCGCGGTGGTGGAAGCCAACGGCTTGATCCAGAAGGCCCTGGCCTCGCTGCCCAACACCGGCTACACCGATGTCTACACGCCGATGCTCGGTGCCGATGGCCAGCCACGCGCCGCATTGTTCCGCGAGGACATGCTGCACATGACCCCGGAAGGCTATGCGATCTGGCGCAAGGCGCTGGCGCCCAAGGTGCAGTGCGACTGA
- a CDS encoding HAMP domain-containing sensor histidine kinase, which produces MPHGLPRKIRIVFILQAVLASLGILLGAWLVSLVIKHSLVSSALQEEASYYWQLHEASPVQPPPNTQNIRGYLLETGQSPLSLPANLRTLPPGFHELKDDDQLVLVDARPEGRLYLVFLRSRAEMLAFWFGVVPVLLTLLAVYGASWITYRASKRLVSPVNWLARRVSRWDPGHPEAADLAPAKLPADMQGETRQLAAALHSLATKVTAHVARERNFTRDASHELRTPLTVIRVASDMALGDQDMTPRLRRGLQRIQRAGRDMEAVIDAFLILAREADVEPQVELFDVNEIVRYEVDNARELIAGRPVEIHLHSHGPVMLHAPPRVLQVVVSNLLRNACSYTDEGRIDVDVEDDRVVVRDTGIGMSPEALSRAFEPFYRAEPSRPQGTGLGLSIVRRLCDRFGWKIGLSSAPGQGTQATIHYR; this is translated from the coding sequence ATGCCGCACGGTCTGCCGCGCAAGATCCGCATCGTCTTCATCCTCCAAGCCGTGCTCGCCAGCCTGGGCATCCTGCTGGGCGCATGGCTGGTGTCGTTGGTGATCAAGCACAGCCTGGTCAGCAGCGCGCTGCAGGAAGAGGCCAGCTATTACTGGCAATTGCACGAGGCCTCGCCGGTGCAGCCGCCGCCCAACACCCAGAACATCCGCGGGTATCTGCTCGAGACCGGGCAGTCGCCGCTGAGCCTGCCAGCCAACCTTCGCACGCTCCCTCCCGGCTTCCACGAGCTCAAGGACGACGACCAGCTGGTGCTGGTCGATGCGCGTCCGGAAGGCCGCCTGTACCTGGTGTTCCTGCGCTCGCGCGCGGAGATGCTGGCGTTCTGGTTCGGCGTGGTGCCGGTGCTGCTGACCCTGCTGGCCGTCTATGGCGCCTCCTGGATCACCTACCGCGCCTCCAAACGCCTGGTCTCGCCGGTCAACTGGCTGGCCAGGCGCGTGTCGCGCTGGGATCCCGGGCACCCGGAGGCGGCCGATCTGGCGCCGGCCAAACTGCCGGCCGACATGCAGGGCGAGACCCGCCAGCTGGCCGCCGCGCTGCACTCGTTGGCGACCAAGGTCACCGCGCACGTCGCGCGCGAACGCAACTTCACCCGCGATGCCAGCCACGAGCTGCGCACCCCGCTCACCGTGATCCGCGTGGCCAGCGACATGGCACTGGGCGACCAGGACATGACGCCACGCCTGCGCCGTGGCCTGCAGCGCATCCAGCGCGCCGGGCGTGACATGGAAGCGGTGATCGATGCCTTCCTGATCCTGGCCCGCGAGGCCGATGTCGAGCCGCAGGTCGAGCTGTTCGACGTCAATGAGATCGTCCGCTACGAGGTCGACAACGCCCGCGAGCTGATCGCCGGGCGACCGGTCGAGATCCACCTGCACAGCCACGGCCCGGTGATGCTGCACGCCCCGCCGCGGGTACTGCAGGTGGTGGTCAGCAACCTGCTGCGCAACGCCTGCAGTTACACCGACGAAGGCCGGATCGATGTCGATGTCGAAGACGACCGGGTGGTCGTGCGCGATACCGGCATCGGCATGTCGCCCGAAGCGCTCAGCCGCGCGTTCGAGCCGTTCTACCGTGCCGAACCCAGCCGCCCGCAGGGCACCGGGCTGGGGCTGTCGATCGTGCGCCGGCTGTGCGACCGCTTCGGCTGGAAGATCGGCCTGAGCAGTGCGCCCGGGCAGGGCACCCAGGCCACGATCCACTACCGTTGA
- a CDS encoding response regulator transcription factor, with protein sequence MRQTKETSGLVLVVEDNRNISEMIGEYLEGRGFEVDYAQDGLDGYRLAAENSYDVVVLDLMLPRLDGIEVCRRLRNDARKSTPVLMLTARDTLDDKLTGLGFGADDYLTKPFAIQELEARLRALIRRERRQVGSEVLKVADLVLDPVSMRATRAGTELQLSPIGLRLLTILMRESPRVVTRQEIEREIWGNGLPDSDTLRSHLYNLRKIIDKPFDRPLLHTVQSAGYRIADIAQPMS encoded by the coding sequence ATGCGTCAGACAAAGGAGACCTCCGGCCTGGTGCTGGTGGTCGAAGACAACCGTAATATTTCCGAGATGATCGGCGAGTACCTGGAAGGGCGCGGCTTTGAAGTCGACTACGCCCAGGATGGGCTGGACGGTTATCGTCTGGCGGCCGAGAACAGCTACGACGTGGTCGTGCTGGACCTGATGCTGCCGCGTCTGGACGGCATCGAGGTCTGTCGCCGCCTGCGCAACGACGCCCGCAAGTCGACGCCGGTGCTGATGCTGACCGCGCGCGACACGCTGGACGACAAGCTCACCGGCCTGGGGTTCGGCGCCGATGACTACCTGACCAAGCCGTTCGCGATCCAGGAACTGGAAGCCCGCCTGCGCGCGCTGATCCGCCGCGAGCGTCGCCAGGTCGGCTCGGAAGTGCTCAAGGTCGCCGACCTCGTGCTCGATCCGGTCAGCATGCGCGCCACCCGTGCCGGGACCGAACTGCAGCTCTCGCCGATCGGCCTGCGCCTGCTGACGATCCTCATGCGCGAATCGCCGCGTGTGGTGACCCGCCAGGAAATCGAACGCGAGATCTGGGGCAATGGCCTGCCCGACTCGGACACCCTGCGCAGCCATCTGTACAACCTGCGCAAGATCATCGACAAGCCGTTCGACCGCCCGCTGCTGCACACAGTGCAGAGTGCCGGTTACCGCATTGCCGATATCGCCCAGCCGATGAGCTGA
- a CDS encoding arylesterase: MNQASGKGRAAPMGWLLAWLLLMPMLACAKGPDTRAAVLVVGDSLSAAHNIPAASGWVNLLQQRVKQQIKPPPAIINASISGETTAGALTRLPGLLEKHRPSVVVIELGGNDALRGLTPAQLRGNLEKMIVASQKAGAKVLLLGIDVPPNYGPAYRQRLKQTYAELASQYKVPLLPFLLEGVALKPDLMQADGLHPTAAAQPQVLDNVWPLLKPLL, from the coding sequence ATGAACCAAGCAAGTGGAAAGGGCCGTGCGGCCCCGATGGGCTGGCTGCTGGCATGGTTGCTGCTGATGCCGATGCTGGCCTGTGCCAAAGGTCCGGACACCCGTGCAGCGGTGCTGGTGGTCGGCGACAGCCTCAGTGCCGCCCACAATATCCCGGCCGCGTCGGGCTGGGTAAACCTGCTTCAGCAGCGGGTCAAACAACAGATCAAGCCGCCGCCGGCGATCATCAATGCCAGCATCAGTGGCGAAACCACCGCCGGCGCGCTGACCCGCCTGCCGGGCCTGCTGGAGAAGCACCGCCCTTCGGTGGTGGTGATCGAGCTGGGTGGCAACGATGCGCTGCGCGGGCTCACTCCGGCCCAGCTGCGCGGCAACCTGGAAAAGATGATCGTGGCCAGCCAGAAGGCCGGCGCCAAGGTGCTGCTGCTGGGCATCGACGTGCCGCCCAACTACGGGCCGGCCTACCGCCAGCGGCTGAAGCAGACCTACGCCGAGCTGGCCAGCCAGTACAAGGTGCCACTGCTGCCGTTCCTGCTCGAGGGCGTGGCGCTGAAGCCCGACCTGATGCAGGCCGACGGGCTGCACCCCACCGCAGCTGCGCAGCCGCAGGTGCTGGACAACGTCTGGCCGCTGCTCAAACCCCTGCTTTGA
- a CDS encoding ATP-binding cassette domain-containing protein, producing MTVHEGESVAIVGASGSGKTTLLGLLAGLDLPSHGSIALAGADLNTLDEEARAQLRAREVGFVFQSFHLLPALTAEENIALPLELAGREDAARVREVLEQVGLGHRARHYPRQLSGGEQQRVALARAFVARPRILFADEPTGSLDQATGQQISDLLFALNATSDTTLVLVTHDLRLAQRCERIYQLDGGRLADTVAGVGA from the coding sequence ATGACCGTCCATGAAGGCGAGAGCGTGGCCATCGTCGGCGCTTCAGGTTCGGGCAAGACCACCCTGCTCGGCCTGCTCGCCGGGCTGGACCTGCCGAGCCACGGCAGCATCGCGCTGGCCGGTGCCGATCTCAACACGCTCGATGAGGAAGCCCGCGCGCAGCTGCGCGCGCGCGAAGTGGGTTTCGTCTTCCAGAGTTTCCATCTGCTGCCGGCCCTGACCGCCGAAGAGAACATCGCGCTGCCGCTGGAGCTGGCCGGCCGCGAGGATGCCGCGCGGGTACGCGAGGTGCTGGAGCAGGTCGGCCTGGGCCACCGTGCGCGTCACTACCCGCGCCAGCTTTCCGGTGGCGAGCAGCAACGTGTGGCGCTCGCCCGCGCCTTCGTGGCACGGCCGCGCATCCTGTTCGCCGATGAGCCCACCGGCAGCCTGGACCAGGCCACCGGGCAGCAGATCAGCGACCTGCTGTTCGCGCTCAATGCCACCAGTGATACCACCTTGGTGCTGGTCACCCATGACCTGCGCCTGGCCCAGCGCTGCGAGCGCATCTACCAGCTCGACGGTGGCCGCCTGGCCGATACCGTTGCCGGCGTGGGCGCATGA